A single window of Candoia aspera isolate rCanAsp1 chromosome 3, rCanAsp1.hap2, whole genome shotgun sequence DNA harbors:
- the FUBP1 gene encoding far upstream element-binding protein 1 isoform X5, translating into MSDYSTVPPPSSGAPGGGGGGGGAVNDAFKDALQRARQIAAKIGNESGTSVNSNDYSYGGQKRPLEDGDGSWTSPSSTTHWEGMPSPFKDQPEPKKVAPPNNDSFGNQLPPMHQQQRSVMTEEYKVPDGMVGFIIGRGGEQISRIQQESGCKIQIAPDSGGLPERSCMLTGTPESVQSAKRLLDQIVEKGRPTPGFHHGDGPGNAVQEIMIPASKAGLVIGKGGETIKQLQERAGVKMVMIQDGPQNTGADKPLRITGDPYKVQQAKEMVLDLIRDQGGFREVRNEYGSRIGGNEGLDVPIPRFAVGIVIGRNGEMIKKIQNDAGVRIQFKPDDGTTPDRIAQITGPPDRCQHAAEIITDLLRSVQAGNPGGPGPGGRGRGRGQGNWNMGPPGGLQEFNFIVPTGKTGLIIGKGGETIKSISQQSGARIELQRNPPPNADPNMKLFTIRGTPQQIDYARQLIEEKIGGPVNPLGPPVPHGPHGVVPGPHGPPGPPPGAPMGPYNPAPYTPGPPGPAPHGPPAPYAPQGWGNAYPHWQPPNPPDPGKPADPNSAAWAAYYAHYYQQQAQPPPAAPPSAPPATQTNGQGDQPNPAPAGQVDYTKAWEEYYKKMGQQGQPQDYSKAWEEYYKKQGQAVPAPTGAPPTGQPDYSAAWAEYYRQQAAYYAQTSPQGMPQHPPAPQGQ; encoded by the exons ATGTCGGATTATTCTACGGTGCCCCCTCCTTCTTCGGGAGCCCCCGGCGGAGGCGGAGGAGGTGGCGGGGCAGTTAATGATGCTTTTAAAGACGCGCTGCAACGGGCTAGGCAG ATTGCAGCAAAAATTGGAAATGAATCAGGGACATCTGTGAATTCAAATGATTACAGTTATGGGGGACAAAAAAGACCTCTTGAAGATGGAG ATGGCTCTTGGACAAGTCCGAGCAGTACAACACACTGGGAGGGAATGCCCTCTCCTTTTAAAG ATCAACCAGAGCCTAAGAAAGTTGCTCCCCCAAATAATGATT CTTTTGGAAATCAGTTACCACCCATGCATCAGCAACAGAG gtcTGTAATGACAGAAGAATACAAAGTTCCAGATGGAATGGTTGGATTCA TAATTGGTAGAGGAGGAGAACAGATATCTCGCATACAGCAAGAATCTGGATGTAAAATACAGATTGCACCtg ATAGTGGTGGGCTTCCTGAAAGATCTTGCATGTTGACTGGAACACCTGAGTCAGTACA ATCTGCAAAGAGATTGCTTGACCAGATCGTTGAAAAGGGAAGACCTACACCTGGATTCCATCATGGCGATGGCCCAGGAAATGCTGTCCAAGAAATCATGATTCCAGCTAGCAAAGCAGGATTAGTTATTGGAAAGGGTGGAGAGACAATAAAACAACTTCAA GAGCGTGCAGGTGTTAAGATGGTAATGATTCAAGATGGACCACAGAACACTGGAGCAGATAAACCTCTTAGGATCACAGGAGATCCTTACAAAGTGCAA CAAGCCAAGGAAATGGTTTTAGACCTAATTCGTGATCAAGGTGGCTTTAGAGAGGTGCGCAATGAATATGGGTCAAGAATAGGAGGCAATGAAGGATTAGAT GTGCCAATACCACGGTTTGCAGTTGGTATTGTAATTGGAAGAAATGGTGAAATGATAAAAAAGATACAGAATGATGCTGGTGTCAGGATTCAGTTTAAACCAG ATGATGGAACAACTCCTGACAGAATAGCCCAGATCACAGGACCTCCAGACAGATGTCAACATGCAGCTGAAATTATTACAGATCTTCTTCGAAGTGTTCAG GCTGGCAATCCTGGAGGTCCAGGGCCTGGTGGCCGCGGTAGAGGAAGAGGTCAGGGGAACTGGAATATGGGACCACCTGGTGGATTGCAagaatttaattttattgttcCCACTGGAAAAACTGGATTAATCATTGGGAAAG GTGGTGAAACTATCAAGAGCATTAGTCAGCAATCTGGTGCAAGAATAGAACTTCAGAGAAATCCTCCACCAAATGCAGATCCCAACATGAAATTATTTACTATTCGGGGGACACCACAACAGATTGATTATGCTCGGCAGCTTATAGAAGAAAAGATTGGA GGTCCGGTAAATCCTTTGGGGCCACCTGTGCCTCATGGACCTCACGGTGTTGTTCCAGGGCCACATGGACCTCCTGGGCCACCTCCTGGGGCTCCAATGGGACCTTACAATCCAGCTCCTTATACCCCTGGCCCTCCTGGTCCTGCACCTCA TGGACCTCCAGCACCATATGCTCCTCAAGGATGGGGTAATGCATATCCACATTGGCAACCACCTAATCCCCCAGACCCTG GTAAGCCAGCAGATCCTAATTCAGCAGCATGGGCAGCCTATTATGCCCACTACTATCAACAGCAAGCACAGCCACCCCCTGCAGCTCCACCTAGTGCACCACCTGCTACTCAGACCAATGGACAAG GAGATCAACCAAATCCAGCACCAGCAGGGCAGGTAGATTACACCAAGGCTTGGGAAGAGTACTATAAAAAAATGG GTCAACAAGGGCAGCCACAAGATTATTCAAAGGCTTGGGAGGAATATTACAAGAAGCAAG GTCAAGCTGTTCCAGCTCCAACCGGAGCCCCACCAACAGGCCAGCCAGATTACAGTGCAGCCTGGGCTGAATACTATAGACAGCAGGCAGCTTATTATGCCCAGACAAGTCCACAAGGAATGCCACAACACCCTCCAGCACCACAG GGCCAATAA